CTGTAACTCAACAAATGACAGAGATGAGCATTTCGAGAGAGGACAAGCCTGAATCACTAGAACctggtaaacacacacacgcgcacacacaagccTAGGTCACTAGAActtggtacacacacacacgtattgaAGCTGACATTTGACGCACATGCGGGTGACGGCTCACGTGCAGTCTTCTGTGAGGCCATGTTACATTTCCTCAACTCAACCCCAGGGGTTTTCTTTCTGCATCTGAGAAAGCAAACCTGTCTAAAAATAGACCAATGTAAAAATAACTCCACACTGGAAGACATTTTTGGATTAGCTCCTGGCAACCACAAGCCCAATCAACAGGGCAGAAAAGGGTAATTTCAAGATGGAGCCGACTCTAATTACTGAGTAATACGAGGTGCTCCTGAGGAAAATGCTGTACAATggttcgtttagtttgtcgtgaTAATTTACTGTACTGGCagcactgcaaaaaaaatctcaagtgtTGCAAATTACAATGAGCTAGATTAGAAagtgtgtcctttttttttaaaaatattgttttctcTGTAATCTGCAGTTGTAAAGCAGCCAGCTGCCTCTAGCCCAACTCCTCCAATAGCTTCTTCGAGCAGTGACGATAGCAAGGATGACTCGTCCAAGCCGAAGAAGAACCGATGCTTCATGTGCCGCAAGAGGGTGGGCCTTACAGGTACGTGGTGGGGTCGTCGTTAAAATTtgtggttttgtttttattgttctgAAATGTTGTAAACGTTTGTGCTTCCAGGATTTGACTGTCGCTGCGGAAACCTCTTCTGCGGTATCCACCGGTATTCCGACAAGCACAACTGCCCCTACGACTACAGGGCCGAGGCGGCCGCCAAGATCCGTAAAGAAAACCCCGTGGTGGTGGCTGACAAGATCCAGAGAATATAGATATCTCGCAAGATAAATGATGCAAGTGGTGATGATGAAGACAACACTTTTTTGAAAAAAGACTGGAGTGTTTCACCTTTGGAATTGAACACTGGCATTTGTAGCCAAGTGAGTGATGGAAAGGACTTgatttacaaaattaaaacctcaagaggacatgaaaaaaaagtccTGTCTGAGGAAGATGCATAAATGATCACTATGCTCCCCCCCTTtgagtaatccattttgttagtTTTATCATATTTTCTGTGGTGTGACATTCTCttcccacgaatccatattgtctTATAAAGAGCAGCCCAGAGTAAATGTTGGAGAAAAGATGTACTCCTCTCACCCTAACCAGGCTTCCTGTGCCAAACTGTAGACCGCCGTTCTTGCTCGTTCCCCGTCATGCGTCAAACCAAGTCAAGAATTGAGACCACGCTGGAGGAGCTGTCCCCCCAAAATATTGCACAAGGGGTTCTGTTAGTTTGTCTCTGTCTTTCCTGGCTTTACCTACCTCACAGCTGCTCCATTAGCCTTCTTTTTTCCTCTTGTGTGCTCCTCCGCTGTGACTCCAGCAGAGCCGCAGGTCACCTCTCTTTCGCCTCAGTGACCCCTCTGATCAGCATTCTTATGTTGACTGATTGGTTTGATTGTGATGAGGCTCATTGTTTAATTATGAAGGTATAGTTCAGGACAGGGACAAATACTTCATCTTTCACTGAATAGAACCTTGGGCATTCTGGGTTAATGAGCTTGTACTTGAGTGATAGGCTGGGAGGATGCAGACCTCACAGCTCAATCTTGGCTACATAGCTGAATGAATGGGACttatgcatgatttttttttttttttctttgtctacGGGAGACTTTCCAGAAAATACGGCCtgtgtctatttgggtcacaggTGTTTTTGCTTGCTGAGACAATTGTTTTATTAGCCACCCACCAACCTGTCCACACAACAATGTGTCTGGCTGTGTATTCAATGCTAATGTGCAATTAGAATATGTGAaccattattttgtttttaatcattttaggTGTGCTTACAGAATGTTAAAGTgagcacagtgtgtgtgtgcgcgcacacgcaGAAATAAGGTTTATCAGCACATGTTTACAGAAAACTACAGGAGCATGCCAGAGGTAGattttaatgaaataaaaatatactagACTACCACAATTACATGTAGCGTGTGGGTGAGTGTGTATGTCTGTGCAAAGTGTGTTTTCTTTGCTGCCTGACACATCATATGAGTTGATAATCTCCCAGTGTGTTTTTCATTTAAGACAACTATGTATCCGTTTGATTTCCCCCCCTCTTTCTGATTCTTAGTTATATGCAAATTtgtacaaaaaatgaaaaaaacaaactgatgatATTTATGTATTGCATATAATCCTGCTATCCAGCATTACCACAGAATAGTATCATGTAAATAAAACTGTACAGAGAGACATTACCAATAGTCTTGTGTGTTTAGTTTCTTTGTTGTGTATCAGCACTGTCATGTTTTGtttatgcatttaaaaaaaatggtgcaaGGCTCAATTTTCTCAGGACAAAAACCTGGTCTTGTGGGTACAATGACATCATAAAGGGTGACTCGGCACAGTAGTGCGGAACAGCAAAACTAGAGAGTCACCTCATACTATGTACCCGGTAGTGCCTCACCTCAGCTAAACCGGTTGCTTGAATGACGTCATGTTACGAAGAGCTGGCAACACTCAATGAATAACACCGACAGGCGTCATTCAAGCTTTGTCTGGGTCACAGGAAGTGCTATTATTGCGCTCTTATTAGATGAAGGTTAGATTGTACGGACAGGGCTAACACACAAGGTCTGCTTCAAAAACAATATGTTCTTTCACACTCCTTTGGGGAGTGAGTTCACAGATGGCGTCATTGCAACAGCTGCTCAGACAGCTGAGGCGTGTTCATGTGGCGTTCTTGTGACAGAGAGCGACAGAGTCAGATCACATTGTTTGGACACAGGCCGAGGACAATAGACAACATATTGGGTAACTTGAACTCAAGGTGTTggaacaggggtcaccaacctttttgaAGCTGGTAACTCCCAATGTGCCGATATGTggttttatgtatatatatatatatatatatatatatatatatatatatatatatatatatatatatatatatatatatatatatatatatatatatatatatatatatatatatgtatgtatctgtatgtacatacatacacacacgcacatgcacacgtggtgcactggttagcacttcTGCCTcatagttcagagggtgcgggttcgattccacaatctggccctccctgtgtggagtttgcatcttctccccgtgcctgtgtgggttttctacgggcac
This portion of the Syngnathus scovelli strain Florida chromosome 3, RoL_Ssco_1.2, whole genome shotgun sequence genome encodes:
- the zfand5a gene encoding AN1-type zinc finger protein 5a, which gives rise to MAQETNQSPVPMLCATGCGFYGNPRTNGMCSVCYKEHLTRQQSSDRMSPLSPMGSTSSPTSEASAIQRLEASLAKVDACSAPSPDMSRTVQGSLPVTQQMTEMSISREDKPESLEPVVKQPAASSPTPPIASSSSDDSKDDSSKPKKNRCFMCRKRVGLTGFDCRCGNLFCGIHRYSDKHNCPYDYRAEAAAKIRKENPVVVADKIQRI